The following nucleotide sequence is from Roseivirga sp. BDSF3-8.
CCTACTTCGGAAAACTCTATACCCAGGTGTTCCACCATCGTTTTTTTGCTCATCGCATTGAGCTTTTCTGTGGTTACGTCTGCGGGGATCATGGTTTGTCGCTGAAAAATGATAATTTTATTGCCGTGCAAAATTAGGAGAAAGTTGAAAAGCAAAAAAATATACCTTGTCCGACACGGACAAACTGAATACAACCGCAAGGGTATCGTACAGGGATCAGGGATTGATGCCCCCCTTAACGATACGGGTAAAGAACAGGCACGGCGATTTTATCAAGCCTACAGTGGTGTTCCTTTCGATAAAGTATACACTTCCTACTTGAGACGGACCATGGAGAGTGTGAGTGGCTTTCTGGAAGATGGACTACCCCACGAAAAGCTTGCCGGACTCAATGAAATTCATTGGGGTAGTAAGGAAGGAAAGCCCTTTACACCGGATGATCATGATGAGTACCTGCGCATTGTCGATTGCTGGCGTAACGGTGATTATGAGGCTTGTATAGAAGGGGGGGAAAGTCCTACACAGGTGCGTGAACGGCTGAATGATGCCCTGGAGCACATCCTTGCTAATGAGAACGAGGAAAAAATTCTCATTTGCATGCATGGTAGGGCCATGAGGGTTTTTCTCTGCCTGATGCTTAATTATGACCTGTGCCACATGGATATGTTTGAGCATGATAATTTATGCCTTTACAAACTCGTATATACCGGCAGCTTGTTTCAGTTGGAGCATTTTAACGACCGCAGGCACCTGGTAACTCCTGAGGAGGTAAAAGCCTAAACAAAACAGGGGGGGTAGCAGGTTATACCTTTGAAAAACCTGTATAATTTGTATGGAGCTTAACGATAGAGAAATAACCCTGTTTTATAATCCGGCTAGTAAAAAG
It contains:
- a CDS encoding histidine phosphatase family protein, translated to MKSKKIYLVRHGQTEYNRKGIVQGSGIDAPLNDTGKEQARRFYQAYSGVPFDKVYTSYLRRTMESVSGFLEDGLPHEKLAGLNEIHWGSKEGKPFTPDDHDEYLRIVDCWRNGDYEACIEGGESPTQVRERLNDALEHILANENEEKILICMHGRAMRVFLCLMLNYDLCHMDMFEHDNLCLYKLVYTGSLFQLEHFNDRRHLVTPEEVKA